The Quercus robur chromosome 3, dhQueRobu3.1, whole genome shotgun sequence DNA segment AATGTTTCCTGGATTGAGCTTTGCTATTTAAAAGACATTTTATCTTCATTTCTTCTTCAGCTACACTTGGGGGTGAATAGTGGGGCTCCAAAATTTGCCATTGAGCAGCAGGCAGTAAATGAAGCCACTTTTCGTTGTCCAGATGAGCTAGGATGGCAACCTCAGGTGCACATGGTTCTTTGTTTCAGAGCTGTTTCATTGATGCCATTGtagcaatttatttatttgtctctttatcctctttgttatgttttttgttGTACTTTTCTGCAGCAAATCCCTATAGTATCTGAAGACGGAGGAACTACTCGAGCAAGAGAGGTACTTTATGTTCTGATTTAAATATGTATCTTGGCATTCATCGTTTGTTAGATAGAATTAATATAGAATGAGTTTTTCTTAGTAACAACATTGGCACCATATTGGTTCACTGCTTTACATACTGGGGAGAGGaaattaaatgttaaatttatgtTTATGCTAAACGTTGCCGATTTTCCTTTGGCCTACCCGCATGTCCACCCTTGTGGTGTGTATATCTCCGCAGTTCGATCCTTGGCATCTTCACTGAGCTTGAGAAAAAAAGTTTGCTGAATATTGAACATTATGAAGAGTTTTTGGGAAATTATTTTCTGTAAGTAGCAGTAAATCTATGATATATTTCAATTCATTGCATTAAGTTTCAGTTTCATCCTCTTCCCCcaccccctcccaaaaaaaaaggaaagagaagaaaagaaaaaagcattgGAGATGGAAATTCTAGACCATATTTTATAGGGTTATACTCAAACGCATAAATgttgtgtttaaattttattgtaaatgaGTATCTTAACTTGATCCCTTTTGATGAAAAGcactaaaagaaaagaaaagagctaACTGTTCATAACTATTTAGTCCTGGGATTGATATTATATCTCAGGTGTAACTGTTAGATAGGCAACATAGATTCCTTAAGCTCTATAAAGTTAAGCAGTGCACTGCCCAGGATAAATTAGAAAGGACTTAGGGCACTATGATACTTATCATAATGGAGAGTCTTGATAGTACTGCCATTTGTTTTTGGATAGATTAgatagaatttcaacctataacACCTGCTCcatgatgattgctctttatcataaggccaagacaccaattgatttttggtgtaggtggggattgaacctTAGATTCCTTATTCAACGACAAGATactttattagttgagctaactggaattTAGAATGAGATAGTACTACCATACTGGCACATAAATGCGAGGGTCATTCACAGTTACACCATCTGCTTTGGTTTCAATTTGAAACTCTCATGGAGATCCTAGAAAAGCTTTTTAAAGTATAGATAGTGAGAAAGCACTgtcatactctctctctcccctttgtTTTACCTGCTGAATAGATAGAAGTCATACTTGCATATAAAACATGAGGATCATTTCACAGCTACACAATCTGTGGTTTCAATTTAACACTCATGGAGATCCAAAGCTTTTAAGTTATCTAATGAAACTGAAAAGGCTTAAATTGAACAGGTTTAACATAGACTATATGGAATGCatattgtaatttaattaaaCATACTTTTTGCTACACATGATTTGTGCACATTCTAcatgataatttaaaaaaaaaaaaaaaacccaaaccccccttcccccccccccccccccccccctctttttttttggttatactGAAGAAGTGGAGAGGGCATACCccagaaaaacaacaaaagcacCCTAAAGGGACCCCTAGTTGACTAGAGGACTAATACAAGATAAAATAATcctaaacaaaaactaaaagatacCTAATGGAAATAAAAGAGAACATATACAATATGTGCAATTTATGCAATACTAAAAATAGCTTCAGTAATCTGCCAGGAGCTCTGATGCTACAACATAATCAGCCAGGAGCTTCAGTAATAGCTTCAGTATGTACCATTTTACGGAAGGATTAATTTTCTGATGCTGCACCATTTAATAATACTAACCATTGCAATCCCTATAACTCCAAGGCATCTTGCAATCATCAGAAAGGCATTTCCATTTCCTCTATGTGAAGTTGCAAGCTAAGAACAGATGATTCTGACTCTCACCTTCATCAAAGCATAACACACACTGGTTTCTCTGAGTGAttccatgagagagagagagtgagtgaaaTTCTAGCATCTTTTCTTCCATAAACCTGTCGTAAAGGGGTCAATGGGATGCCCTTTTTTGAGGCTCTTCTTTTCATCGTCCCCTGCAGTTGCTTTCTAAATCTTACCAATTATTGAGAAAGTTTTGGTGGGtgtgagaggagaatgtgacatttttctcaaaatttctCCTTTTCTCATTATCAATAACAAACCAAATGTTGGAGAGAATagaattttcaatatttatcttattttctcAGGAGGTGGACCATATGTAGTTTAAGACTGTCAGTTTTGCAACCCATGGGAATTGGAGAGTTGTGGCTATGATGGTTGAGTTTATAGATTTGCAAAAGATTAATTGACCTATTTGATAAGTACTAGGCTAATTGAACCAAGCAGGGGGCACTGCCAATTCCTACAGGAAGTTTCACTGTCAAACTGGCTATATCATTTCAGTTGCAAACTAGACACTAATAATTATAATTACCATAAAATTGTGATGAGTATTTGAAAACATTCAACTTTTTGTTTGTCATGCCTCTGCTCtgtctctccattttttttcctgtgtttgtgttttaacTTTTCATCATTTGGTTGTTGAAGACTTCTTGCTGCATTGAGGAAATCCTGAAGTTCTTGAAGAAGAAGGACTTTGATGTGACAATTTCAGATGACGCCGGCCGTTTTGTGTGCAATTATGTATATTATCATTCTCTCCGTTTTGCGGAACAGAAGGGTCACAAATCTTTATTTGTCCATGTGCCTCTATTTTCAAGAATCGATGAAGAAACCCAGATGCGTTTTGTAGCCTCCCTTTTGGAAGCTATTGCATCTACATGTTATTGATATGAGTGCTTATTTGAAcatttcttgtttgtttgccaTCTTCTGGTGCATGTGAATCATTTGTGTCAATACCAATCTAGTTGTAAAACACCTACCTGTATGAACTTTGTGGTCTGCTGTTTGTTCATTTGTGGTCCTACCTATTCAGAGCAAGTCATCAACATGTAAAATTCAGGTGTATGTTATGTCAAGAAACTGCTGCCCAATTTCTCAAAgtctgtcattttttttttctcttgaattttattgtgttttgtaaatgTGTATGTATTATCCTTAGATAATTTGTCAATTGAAGACTGAAACAGGTTTTCATACATCAACTCCCTCGTTATAGGGCAAGAAGAGAGTGGTTGGGAATTGGGTTATTTAGTTGGAATTCTATCTTGacattttacccaaaattttgcATAATAATTTGTCTTGTAATTATGCATGTAAATGCTAGCGATGAGGGTTAGCAATGTGGTTAAAATTAATGTGAAAGTAAACAAAAATGGGTATTTATATAGGCGTTGTAGGATGCTGCAAGTTCCCATATATGTCAGAAAGTTTACTCTGCTTCATGTGCTAGTTTGGGTTGAACAAGACAAAAGCCCAAaggtcgtttttttttttttttttttttttttttttttttttttctcgcaaAAGCCTAAAGGTCGTTTTGTGTGAGCTGTTTCGAGTTTTGACTTGTTAAAAACATTACTTAGGATATCCTGTTCATTGGGTCCAAAGTTAATATTTAATTCATGGTACCCATCAAAATCAATTGGCATAAAcattcctatcaaaaaaaaaaaaaaaattggcataaACATCATTTTGAGGGTTTTAGGTGATTAAAGTCTCGTTATTCTGTGAGGATGATATTCGTGTTCCATAATTCTTCTCTACCAGTATATTATTTGTCCGGATATTCCCATTTTACGTAAAATGGTCTCATGGGCCATGCAAAGCACTAAACTCCTATCCTTTGTTCGAAGCATAGCAACCTCTACACCTAAATATCACATACCAGTACTTTCATCAACCCCTTCTCTGGTGTTGGACTCATACTGTGAAAGCAATGCTCATGAGGGTGTTTACTCCAAAAACCGAATAATTGATAGCCTAATCAAATCTGGGCAGTTAAACTCTGCCCTCaaggtgtttgatgaaatgccaCTTTGTGATGTTGTTACCTATAATTTGCTGATTTCTGGTAATGCCAGATGTGGGTTTCCAAAACAGGCTCTTTACCTCTATGCTGAAATGGTTCAAGAAGGAATAAGAGAAAGCCCATCCACATTTTCCTCTGTTTTGGGTTTCTGTAGTGATGCAGGGTTTTATGGAGAAGGAATTCAAGTTCACTGCAGGGTGATTACACTTGGATTTAGCTTGAATTTGTTTGTTGGAAATTCGCTTGTTGACCTTTATATGCATATGGGGCATGATGATGTAGCTTTCAAGTTGTTCAATGAGTTGCCGGAGCGAAATTTGGCCGTATGGAATTTGGTATTACGTGGGTATTGTGAACCCAGTGGTCCGGGTCGATCAGATAAGTTATTAGAGTTGTTCTCTAAAATGGGATTGGATGGTGTGGAGCCAAATGGTCTTaccttttgttatttatttcgTGGATGCAGTAACCAGAAACTTTTAGATGAAGGAAAGCAGCTGCATTGCCTCACTGTTAAGGTTGGATGGGTAGAATCAAACATATTCGTAGCTAATGCTTTGGTAGATTTTTATTCTGCTTGTGGAAGTTTAGTTGAtgcaaaaaaatcatttgatagTATTCCAGTGGAGGATGTGATTTCATGGAATTCAATTGTTGCAGTCTATGCAAATAATGGTTTATTGTTTGATGCTctcaaattattttcaattatgCAGTTTTGGGGGAAGAGGCCTTCGATTCGATCATTTGTAGGCTTCTTGAATTGGTCTAGTGGGTCCAATAATATTCAATTTGGTAAGCAAATTCACTCTTATGTTCTAAAATTAGGCTTTGATCATGGAAGCATGCATATCCAATCTGCTTTGATAGATATGTATGGGAAATGTGGTGACATTGAGAGTTCGGTAGCCGTATATGAAAGTGTTCTGGAGAGAACATTGGCGTGTTGTAACTCCTTAATGACCTCATTGTTGCACTGTGGCATCACTGAAGATGTGGTTGAGATGTTTGGTTTAATGGTTGATGAGGGAGTAGGACTTGATGAAGTCACTTTCTCCACGACACTAAAGGCGTTATCAGTGTCTCCTTCGATAAGCTTGGCTAGCTGCAGATTACTACACTGTTGTGCAATAAAATCAGGTTTTGAATCTGATACTGCAGTTGCATGTTCCCTAATCAATGCATATTCAAGATGTGGTCATGTCGAACTTTCTCGTCTGGtttttgacaaaattccttCACCGAATGTGATTTGTTTCACATCTATCATTAATGGGTATGCCCGGAATGGAATGGGAAGAGAAGGTCTTGAAATGTTTCAAGCAATGGTCAAAAAGGGTCTGAAACCAGATAAAGTGGCATTCTTGTGTGCATTAACAGGGTGCAGCCATTCAGGGTTGGTCGAAGAAGGAAGATCACTGTTTGATTCAATGAAATCATTACATGGGATCTGCCCTGAAAGGCAGCATTTTTCATGTATGGTAGATATGTTAGGCCGCGCAGGTTTGCTTGATGAAGCTCAAGAGTTGCTGCAACGGGCACCAGGAAAGGGTGATAGTGTAATGTGGAGTTCATTGTTACAAAGTTGTAGGGTCCATGGTAATGAGATAGTGGGAAGGAGAGTAGCAAAAATCTTGATGGAGCTTGAACCGGAGGATCCTGCAGTTTGTTTGCAAGCTTCAAATTTCTATTCTGAAACTGGAGAATTTAAAACGTCAATGCAAATTAAAGAGAGTGCTTATGCAAGGAAGGTGACAAGGAAGATTGGCCACAGTTTAATTGAGATAAAAAGTAGCTGATAATATTAGCATCCTCTAATGATGGAACCAAGAAATCAAATTTGGCACCTACTACAGATCCTCAAAGCAGAGGACTGTGGCGGTTGATGGTAACTTGGGGGCTATCTTCCCATCAATCTAGAAATGTTTATCTAGTCTGGATCTTGTATAGGGAATTAATACAGAGGAGTTTCTTTTGCTTAAAGGTTTAAGCGTGCATGTCCAAACGGACAGTTTGTACTTTGGATTGCCCTGTTCGGTCTAACTAACTTCTTGACCTTTTcgtccttctttcttctttctttttatggtgTGTAGTGCGTGGGTGAAAAAAAGTGGGGCTGGGGGTTCATTAAAATATGGCTATACTACACATTGTACGTCTACATCAATTTCTTAATTGCAATAGTTTGAGGTTTCCAGAAAATGTAATTGCCTTTCcagaattattttattaatttctcatggagagagagagagagagagtccatAAACACTATGACTGGTGAATTTTGAGTATTGGTTGTAGAGTAAAGCAAAGAactagaaaaatagaaaattatctTGTACTTTAAGAGTCGGCATGTAGAGAATGCAACATCTTCATCTACTTTCAAGCCAAGCCATATAGCCCACAAAATCCATCATTTTCTAAACTAATCtgcacatatataaataataagcCGATGTATTCATTGAAATTATACAAATCAATCAATCTTACAAAACAGCCAGAACAGGCAAAAACATGGATAAATTAttcttgctttcttttcttggtttgcTGTTAGTGGCTCATGGAGTTGCAGGAAACATGGTATTTGACAACATTGACATGCTTGAAGAACTAGAAAACTTGGATATAGAGGAAGAATATGAGGCGGAAACTTCACCAATCCCGTCTTGGACAAGTGAACGCGGTAGCAAGGTTCTTGTGAATGTGGATAGCTTCGGCGCAGTTGGAGATGGAGTTTCTGATGATACCCAGGTAAATATGTGTTTCTTTAGGAATATTTGTATAAGcctatatttaaatttcaagcttAGACTAGTTGGCAAGAGCTGCTATGATACCATTCTCATCATATGATTGATGCAAATTATAATATGGTGATCAACGATTGATTATAATTAAAGATGGATGTGAGAGTTAATGTCTGGTCTCACCAACTTCAACATGTTCAACCTCTTATTATTGCTGTTATGGTGTGCCTTGCTTCTTCTCTAATGTTTTTACCATCAGGCTTTTGTAGAAGCATGGGCCATTGCCTGCAAAACACCACAATCAGTTTTTTTGGTGCCTTTAGGAGGGCGTTATCTAGTTAATGCAACAAAATTCAACGGGCCATGCTCAGACAAATTAGTTATCCAGGTAATGTCTTCACTCCATCACATAAATTCTGAAGTATCAATAATCCTTTATGGTTATTCATATTTCTGTAAATAAAGTCTTTATACATCATTGGTCTTGTCATTGAAAAAACTATAAcaattattaatagtttttgTCGTCATTATCATATAATGGTTGACTTGGCGTACAGATTGAGGGAACAATAATAGCACCAGATGAACCGAAAAATTGGGACCCAAAGTCCCCAAGAACATGGCTTGATTTTTCTAAATTGAATGGAGTCCTTTTCCAAGGGGGTGGAGTTATTGATGGCTCAGGTAGCAAATGGTGGGCAGCATCTTGTAAAAAGAACAAGTCAAACGTAATATTTGAGAACTTACACTATACTTTCTCTTAATGCCAAGTATTTTGATTCAACAAATGAcattaacccttttttttctttttattacagCCTTGCAAAGGGGCACCAACAGTAAGTATCTGTCTCTTAGTTACAAGTTAAAACCATATTTCCAGATAAGATTTTATGCTGACCATATTAGACTAGGATCACCAAATAGAATTTTGACTCCCCAAGATTTATTGCAGGCACTGACTATAGATTCAAGCTCAGCTATAAAGGTAAAAGGCCTCACTATCCAGAATGCCCAACAGATGCATTTCATTATTGCCCGGTCTGATTCTGTGCGTGTTTCGGGAGTACAAGTCTCAGCTCCTGGAGACAGTCCTAACACTGATGGAATCCATATCACTGAATCAACTAATGTTGTTCTGGAAAACTGCAAAATTGGAACAGGTTCTtactttatccttttttttttttttccttcattaaAATTCCATATCTTTCCTTGTCTCATCTTTTTGTAGTAAGAACTAGAATTGAGATGAAACTAAAGAGCGATTGTGATGCAATATCCAGGGGATGATTGCGTCTCAATTGTCAATGCTAGCTCTGCTATCAAGATGAAGACAATCTATTGTGGACCAGGACATGGAATCAGGTACCATCTTGATTTGACATTACCCAATTACGGTTTTGCAGTCCCATTATCTCAAAAGGACCTTGCAAAAATGGAAGATTGTGCTCGCACTTTAGTATACACAACTGTAACTGAACTTTTGTAGCCTGTTACTTACATTGGTGCAAAATTCTTCTATTTAGCATTGGAAGCCTTGGGAAGGACAACTCCACCGGTATAGTCACAAAGGTTGTCTTGGATACAGCATTCCTCAAGGAGACTACCAACGGCCTCAGGATTAAGACTTGGCAGGTAATGCTCTACATCATGCTGGTTAATCATTTAACATCCATTATTGGTAATTGAATGAAAATACCAATAAAGCTAGATTTAATCCCCCCAAACAAACGGACCCCTAAGGAAAAAATCAAATGGGTTTTCAGTATACCTGTAGAGACTTCCACACTCATCTAAGTGAAATGTtgcttcaaacaaaattttaagcGGTGTTTTTGGTATCAAACATAGAACATGATATTTTAGTGCTCTAGACGTTGCTACATGTTCATAGAACAATTTCTAGCAAAATTGCATTTAGAGTTTATATGAATCTATTGGccgttttataaattttatcatgGTAAAAGTTTAGCTTATATCTAAATGCCCATGGGATGAGAATAACATAAATACCTTTCACTCTGATGTTCTGCTATAGGGAGGTTCTGGTTATGTTCGTGGTGTACGTTACCAAAATGTGAGGATGCAGGATGTAGAAAACCCCATCATTATTGATCAGTTCTACTGTGATTCTCCAAGTTCGTGTCAAAACCAGGTAACAATCTCCAAATTCCCTCTCTTCACTTATAAAACATCTACCATTTGATTTCTTGTTATGTAATCAACTTATTCATTTAATCAAAATCCCAACAATTTTGatttcttgtatatatatatatatatatatgtgctcGTTTTGTCAGACATCAGCTGTGAACATAAGCCAGATCTTTTACAAGAACGTTAGTGGAACTACAAGGAGCGCGAAGGCCATGAAATTTGCTTGCAGTGACACAGTTCCATGTAGCAAAATAGTCCTCAGCAATGTGGACTTAGAGATGAAGGATGGTACAGTAGAAACCTACTGCAACTCTGCCACAGGCTTTGGCTATGGAATTGTGCATCCTTCAGCTGAATGCCTATCTTCGGATGACAAAGAATATATCATTATCAATAAGGAA contains these protein-coding regions:
- the LOC126718477 gene encoding uncharacterized protein LOC126718477 is translated as MGSEGPKAVTIHVTGFKKFQGVAENPTETIVSNLKDFIEKRGLPPGATLGSCTILETAGDGARQTLESCISETDISSHKQIIWLHLGVNSGAPKFAIEQQAVNEATFRCPDELGWQPQQIPIVSEDGGTTRARETSCCIEEILKFLKKKDFDVTISDDAGRFVCNYVYYHSLRFAEQKGHKSLFVHVPLFSRIDEETQMRFVASLLEAIASTCY
- the LOC126718478 gene encoding putative pentatricopeptide repeat-containing protein At3g05240 gives rise to the protein MVSWAMQSTKLLSFVRSIATSTPKYHIPVLSSTPSLVLDSYCESNAHEGVYSKNRIIDSLIKSGQLNSALKVFDEMPLCDVVTYNLLISGNARCGFPKQALYLYAEMVQEGIRESPSTFSSVLGFCSDAGFYGEGIQVHCRVITLGFSLNLFVGNSLVDLYMHMGHDDVAFKLFNELPERNLAVWNLVLRGYCEPSGPGRSDKLLELFSKMGLDGVEPNGLTFCYLFRGCSNQKLLDEGKQLHCLTVKVGWVESNIFVANALVDFYSACGSLVDAKKSFDSIPVEDVISWNSIVAVYANNGLLFDALKLFSIMQFWGKRPSIRSFVGFLNWSSGSNNIQFGKQIHSYVLKLGFDHGSMHIQSALIDMYGKCGDIESSVAVYESVLERTLACCNSLMTSLLHCGITEDVVEMFGLMVDEGVGLDEVTFSTTLKALSVSPSISLASCRLLHCCAIKSGFESDTAVACSLINAYSRCGHVELSRLVFDKIPSPNVICFTSIINGYARNGMGREGLEMFQAMVKKGLKPDKVAFLCALTGCSHSGLVEEGRSLFDSMKSLHGICPERQHFSCMVDMLGRAGLLDEAQELLQRAPGKGDSVMWSSLLQSCRVHGNEIVGRRVAKILMELEPEDPAVCLQASNFYSETGEFKTSMQIKESAYARKVTRKIGHSLIEIKSS
- the LOC126718479 gene encoding probable polygalacturonase At1g80170: MDKLFLLSFLGLLLVAHGVAGNMVFDNIDMLEELENLDIEEEYEAETSPIPSWTSERGSKVLVNVDSFGAVGDGVSDDTQAFVEAWAIACKTPQSVFLVPLGGRYLVNATKFNGPCSDKLVIQIEGTIIAPDEPKNWDPKSPRTWLDFSKLNGVLFQGGGVIDGSGSKWWAASCKKNKSNPCKGAPTALTIDSSSAIKVKGLTIQNAQQMHFIIARSDSVRVSGVQVSAPGDSPNTDGIHITESTNVVLENCKIGTGDDCVSIVNASSAIKMKTIYCGPGHGISIGSLGKDNSTGIVTKVVLDTAFLKETTNGLRIKTWQGGSGYVRGVRYQNVRMQDVENPIIIDQFYCDSPSSCQNQTSAVNISQIFYKNVSGTTRSAKAMKFACSDTVPCSKIVLSNVDLEMKDGTVETYCNSATGFGYGIVHPSAECLSSDDKEYIIINKEEKAEVTETSREKIVHTEL